From a single Mesorhizobium shangrilense genomic region:
- the hydA gene encoding dihydropyrimidinase encodes MTKVIKNGTVVTADRSWKADVLFSHGKIVAIGSDLHGDHEFDATGCYVMPGGIDPHTHLEMPFMGTYSADDFESGTRAALAGGTTMVVDFCLPAPQQSLLEALQMWDNKTSKAACDYSFHMAITWWGKQVFDEMADVVDKGITSFKHFMAYKGALMVDDDEMYASFQRCADLGALPLVHAENGDVVAALSQKLLAAGNNGPEGHAYSRPPEVEGEATNRAIMIADMAGVPLYVVHVSCEQSHEAIRRARQKGMRVFGEPLIQHLTLDESEYFDKDWDHAARRVMSPPFRNKLHQDSLWAGLQAGSLQVVATDHCAFTTKQKRFGVGDFTKIPNGTGGLEDRMPVLWTKGVNTGRLTMNEFVAVTSTNIAKILNMYPKKGAIVEGADADIVVWDPRRKKTISAGKQQSVIDYNVFEGVEVTGLPRFVFSRGELSIQEAEVKAKPGHGEFVGREPNAAVNRALSTWKEITAPRKVERTGIPATGV; translated from the coding sequence ATGACCAAAGTCATCAAGAACGGCACGGTTGTCACCGCAGACCGCAGCTGGAAGGCCGACGTTCTGTTCAGCCACGGCAAGATTGTCGCCATCGGTTCCGACCTGCATGGCGACCATGAGTTCGACGCCACCGGCTGCTATGTGATGCCGGGCGGCATTGATCCGCACACCCATCTCGAAATGCCGTTCATGGGCACCTATTCTGCCGATGATTTCGAATCCGGCACGCGCGCAGCGCTTGCCGGTGGTACCACGATGGTCGTCGATTTCTGCCTGCCGGCGCCGCAGCAGTCGCTGTTGGAGGCCCTGCAGATGTGGGATAACAAGACCTCGAAGGCTGCCTGCGACTATTCCTTCCACATGGCGATCACCTGGTGGGGCAAGCAGGTGTTCGACGAGATGGCTGATGTCGTCGACAAGGGCATTACCTCGTTCAAGCACTTCATGGCCTACAAGGGCGCGCTGATGGTGGATGACGACGAGATGTATGCGTCGTTCCAGCGCTGCGCCGACCTCGGCGCGCTGCCGCTGGTGCATGCCGAGAATGGCGACGTGGTCGCGGCGCTTTCGCAGAAACTGCTTGCCGCCGGCAACAACGGCCCCGAAGGCCACGCCTATTCGCGTCCACCGGAAGTGGAGGGCGAGGCCACAAATCGCGCCATCATGATCGCCGACATGGCCGGCGTGCCGCTCTATGTCGTGCATGTCTCCTGCGAGCAGAGCCACGAGGCCATCCGCCGGGCGCGCCAGAAGGGTATGCGCGTGTTCGGCGAGCCGCTGATCCAGCATCTGACGCTGGATGAGAGTGAATACTTCGACAAGGATTGGGATCATGCGGCGCGCCGTGTGATGAGCCCGCCCTTCCGCAACAAATTGCATCAGGATTCGCTGTGGGCCGGCCTGCAGGCTGGATCGCTTCAGGTGGTGGCGACCGACCACTGCGCGTTCACCACCAAGCAGAAGCGCTTTGGCGTCGGTGATTTCACCAAGATCCCCAACGGTACCGGCGGGCTCGAGGACCGCATGCCGGTTCTGTGGACCAAGGGCGTCAATACCGGGCGGCTGACGATGAACGAATTCGTCGCGGTGACCTCGACCAATATCGCTAAGATACTCAACATGTATCCGAAGAAAGGCGCCATCGTCGAAGGCGCGGATGCCGACATCGTCGTCTGGGATCCAAGACGCAAAAAGACCATTTCGGCTGGCAAGCAGCAATCGGTGATCGACTACAACGTCTTCGAGGGCGTCGAGGTGACCGGCCTGCCTCGCTTTGTGTTCTCGCGCGGCGAACTGTCGATCCAGGAGGCCGAGGTCAAGGCCAAGCCCGGCCATGGCGAATTCGTCGGCCGCGAGCCGAACGCGGCGGTCAACCGGGCGCTGTCGACCTGGAAGGAGATCACCGCGCCGCGCAAGGTGGAGCGGACGGGCATTCCGGCCACTGGAGTCTGA
- a CDS encoding Zn-dependent hydrolase: MAAPGENLRINSDRLWDSLMEMAKIGPGIAGGNNRQTVTDEDGEGRHLFKRWCEAAGLEMGLDEMGTMFARREGTDPSLPPVYVGSHLDTQPTGGKYDGVLGVLGGLEVVRSLNDLGIKTRYPIVVTNWTNEEGSRFAPAMMASGVFAGVLDQADVYQHTDKNGKKFGEELERIGWKGTEKVGDRKIHAFFELHIEQGPILEDEDIDIGVVTHGQGLKWLQVTLTGKEAHTGSTPMPKRRNAGLGMARVIELVHEIAMDYQPDAVGAVGHMEVYPNSRNIIAGRTVFTIDIRSPEKEVLDAMDGRIREGIDTICDALDIKYAIEQVGAFDPVTFDKGCVKAIRDAADRLGYSHRNIVSGAGHDACWINRVAPTAMVMCPCVDGLSHNEAEEITKEWASAGADVLFHAVVETAVIVE; the protein is encoded by the coding sequence ATGGCCGCACCCGGCGAGAATCTGCGAATCAATTCAGACCGTTTGTGGGATTCGCTGATGGAGATGGCGAAGATTGGCCCCGGCATTGCCGGCGGCAACAATCGCCAGACCGTGACCGACGAGGACGGCGAGGGCCGGCATCTGTTCAAGCGCTGGTGCGAGGCGGCCGGGCTCGAAATGGGCCTCGACGAGATGGGCACGATGTTTGCCCGCCGCGAAGGCACCGATCCCAGCCTGCCGCCGGTCTATGTCGGCAGCCATCTCGACACCCAGCCGACGGGTGGCAAATATGACGGCGTGCTCGGCGTTCTCGGCGGGCTTGAGGTGGTGCGCTCGCTCAATGATCTCGGCATCAAGACCAGGTATCCGATCGTCGTCACCAACTGGACGAACGAGGAAGGCTCGCGCTTCGCTCCGGCGATGATGGCGTCAGGCGTGTTCGCCGGCGTGCTCGACCAGGCCGATGTCTACCAGCACACGGACAAGAACGGCAAAAAATTCGGCGAGGAACTGGAGCGCATCGGCTGGAAAGGCACCGAGAAGGTCGGTGATCGCAAGATTCACGCCTTCTTCGAACTGCATATCGAGCAGGGGCCGATCCTTGAGGATGAAGACATCGACATTGGCGTCGTCACCCACGGCCAGGGCTTGAAATGGCTGCAGGTGACGCTGACCGGCAAGGAAGCGCATACCGGCTCGACGCCAATGCCCAAGCGCCGGAACGCCGGGCTCGGCATGGCCCGCGTGATCGAGTTGGTGCACGAGATCGCCATGGACTACCAGCCTGACGCCGTCGGCGCGGTCGGTCATATGGAGGTCTATCCGAACTCGCGCAACATCATCGCCGGGCGCACCGTCTTCACCATCGACATCCGCTCTCCGGAAAAGGAAGTGCTCGACGCGATGGACGGCCGCATCCGCGAAGGCATCGACACGATCTGCGATGCGCTCGATATCAAATATGCGATCGAGCAGGTCGGCGCTTTCGACCCGGTCACCTTTGACAAGGGCTGCGTCAAGGCAATCCGCGATGCCGCCGACCGGCTCGGCTATTCCCATCGCAACATCGTGTCCGGCGCCGGCCATGATGCCTGCTGGATCAACCGCGTTGCGCCCACCGCGATGGTGATGTGCCCCTGCGTTGATGGGTTGTCGCACAACGAGGCCGAGGAGATCACCAAGGAATGGGCCTCGGCCGGCGCCGACGTGCTGTTCCATGCTGTGGTGGAGACAGCTGTCATCGTGGAGTGA
- a CDS encoding SDR family NAD(P)-dependent oxidoreductase translates to MNLKDKTILITGSTDGVGRMVAQRLGAAGARVLVHGRDATRGKATVAEIEAAGGKAELLVADLASLAEVRRLAEAVRGRTNRLDVLINNAGIGTAGAKRQVSADGYELRFAVNYLAGFLLTSELLPLLKASTPARIVNVASAGQQAIDFGDVMLTRSYDGVRAYCQSKLAQILFTVDLAEQLKGTGVTVNALHPASYMNTTMVRQAGVAPWNSVETGADAILNLATSPALEGRSGLYFDGKRESRADAQAYDAKARQQLRSLSLDLVGLASAASKEQLS, encoded by the coding sequence ATGAACCTGAAAGACAAGACAATCCTCATCACCGGCTCAACCGACGGTGTCGGCCGCATGGTCGCGCAAAGGCTGGGCGCCGCTGGTGCCCGCGTGCTGGTGCACGGCCGCGATGCAACGCGCGGCAAGGCGACCGTCGCCGAGATCGAAGCCGCCGGCGGCAAGGCCGAACTGCTCGTCGCCGACCTCGCTTCGCTGGCCGAGGTTCGACGCCTCGCCGAGGCCGTGCGCGGCAGAACCAACCGGCTCGACGTCCTCATCAACAATGCCGGCATCGGCACCGCCGGCGCCAAAAGACAGGTCAGCGCCGACGGCTACGAACTGCGCTTTGCCGTCAACTATCTCGCCGGCTTCCTGCTGACATCGGAACTTCTGCCGTTGCTCAAGGCCAGTACCCCGGCGCGCATCGTCAATGTCGCCTCGGCCGGCCAGCAGGCGATCGATTTTGGCGACGTCATGTTGACCCGCTCCTATGACGGCGTGCGCGCCTACTGCCAGAGCAAGCTGGCGCAGATCCTGTTCACCGTCGACCTGGCGGAGCAACTGAAAGGCACCGGCGTCACCGTCAACGCGCTGCACCCGGCCAGCTACATGAACACCACCATGGTCCGGCAAGCCGGCGTCGCCCCATGGAACTCAGTCGAAACCGGCGCCGACGCCATCCTCAACCTCGCCACCTCGCCCGCGCTGGAAGGACGCAGCGGCCTCTATTTCGACGGCAAGCGGGAATCGCGCGCCGATGCCCAGGCCTATGACGCCAAGGCAAGACAGCAATTGCGCAGCCTGAGCCTCGACCTCGTCGGACTGGCTTCCGCAGCATCGAAGGAACAACTTTCATGA
- a CDS encoding ABC transporter ATP-binding protein gives MTGTSPAVVSASKLGLTFQTNDGPVQALSNVDLTIGKGEFVSFIGPSGCGKTTLLRVIADLEKPTSGTISVNGMTPEQAREKRAYGYVFQAAALFPWRTIERNVGLPLEIMGLSKADQAERIKRTLDLVNLSGFEKKYPWQLSGGMQQRASIARALAFDADLLLMDEPFGALDEIVRDHLNEQLLELWGRTNKTICFVTHSIPEAVYLSTRIVVMSPRPGRVSDIIESTLPKERPLDIRETPEFLAIAARVRDGLRAGHSYDD, from the coding sequence ATGACAGGGACCTCGCCAGCCGTCGTTTCGGCAAGCAAACTTGGCCTCACCTTCCAGACCAATGACGGCCCCGTGCAGGCGCTGTCCAATGTCGACCTGACCATCGGCAAGGGTGAGTTCGTCTCCTTCATCGGCCCGTCCGGCTGCGGCAAGACCACCTTGCTGCGCGTCATCGCCGATCTGGAGAAGCCGACTTCGGGCACCATTTCGGTCAACGGCATGACGCCTGAACAGGCGCGCGAGAAACGCGCCTACGGCTATGTCTTCCAGGCCGCCGCGCTGTTTCCTTGGCGCACGATCGAGCGCAATGTCGGGCTGCCGCTGGAGATCATGGGCCTGTCCAAGGCGGATCAGGCGGAGCGCATCAAGCGCACGCTCGACCTCGTCAACCTCTCCGGCTTCGAGAAGAAATACCCCTGGCAGCTTTCCGGCGGCATGCAGCAGCGCGCCTCGATCGCCCGCGCGCTGGCCTTCGACGCAGACCTCTTGTTGATGGACGAGCCGTTCGGCGCGCTGGACGAGATCGTACGCGACCACCTCAACGAGCAATTGCTGGAACTGTGGGGGCGGACAAACAAGACGATCTGCTTCGTCACCCATTCCATTCCCGAAGCCGTGTACCTGTCGACGCGCATCGTCGTCATGTCGCCACGCCCGGGGCGCGTCAGCGACATCATCGAGTCCACGCTACCCAAGGAACGGCCGCTCGATATCCGCGAGACGCCGGAGTTTTTGGCGATCGCCGCGCGGGTGCGCGATGGGTTGAGGGCAGGGCACAGCTATGATGATTGA
- a CDS encoding cupin domain-containing protein: MSPKPTCHLIRPESTYEGKQGLTYFAGIAAETVGASGICMHMLTMPPGARAKAHMHESHETAIYVLSGEVHTWYGDRLEHHIVVKAGDLFYIPAGVPHLPANLSGAPSSAVIARTDPNEQESVVLLPELDALVA, from the coding sequence ATGTCGCCTAAACCGACTTGTCATCTTATCCGCCCTGAAAGCACTTATGAAGGCAAGCAGGGTTTGACCTATTTCGCTGGCATCGCCGCCGAAACCGTCGGCGCCTCCGGCATCTGCATGCACATGCTGACCATGCCGCCCGGCGCCCGCGCCAAGGCCCATATGCATGAGAGCCACGAAACGGCGATCTACGTGCTCTCCGGCGAAGTCCATACCTGGTATGGCGACCGGCTCGAGCATCATATCGTCGTGAAGGCCGGCGACCTCTTCTACATTCCGGCCGGCGTGCCGCATCTGCCGGCCAATCTGAGCGGCGCCCCCTCTTCGGCGGTCATTGCCCGCACCGATCCCAACGAACAGGAAAGCGTCGTCCTGCTGCCGGAGCTCGATGCCCTGGTCGCATGA
- a CDS encoding aspartate aminotransferase family protein — MSNRLKVTPNDLSAFWMPFTANRQFKQAPRMMVSAKDMHYTTSDGRKVLDGTAGLWCVNAGHCRPKITEAIQHQAAELDYAPAFQMGHPIVFELANRLVDLAPKGMDHVFFTNSGSESVETALKMAIAYHRVRGEGARTRLIGRERGYHGVNFGGISVGGIVSNRKMFGTLLGGVDHMPHTHLPEKNAFSKGVPEYGAELANELERIVTLHDASTIAAVIVEPVAGSTGVILPPKGYLQKLREICTKHGILLIFDEVITGFGRLGTPFAADYFGVTPDIMTTAKGVSNGVIPMGAVFVKKEIHDAFMTGPEHMIEFFHGYTYSGNPIACAAALGTLDTYKEEGLLTRGEELGPYWEDALHSLKGEPHVIDIRNIGLIGAIELAPIAGEPTKRAFSAFLKAFERGALIRTTGDIIALSPPLIITKGQINELIDHVRDVLRSID; from the coding sequence ATGTCCAACCGGCTGAAAGTCACGCCGAACGATCTTAGTGCATTCTGGATGCCGTTCACGGCAAACCGGCAGTTCAAGCAGGCGCCGCGCATGATGGTGTCCGCCAAGGACATGCATTACACGACGAGCGACGGCCGCAAGGTTCTCGACGGCACCGCGGGCCTGTGGTGCGTCAATGCCGGCCACTGCCGGCCGAAGATCACCGAGGCGATCCAGCATCAGGCCGCCGAGCTCGACTATGCGCCGGCCTTCCAGATGGGACACCCGATCGTGTTCGAACTGGCCAACCGCCTGGTCGACTTGGCGCCGAAGGGCATGGATCACGTCTTCTTTACCAATTCCGGTTCGGAATCGGTGGAAACCGCGCTGAAGATGGCGATCGCCTATCACCGCGTGAGGGGCGAGGGCGCGCGCACCCGCCTGATCGGCCGCGAGCGTGGCTATCACGGCGTCAATTTCGGCGGCATCTCGGTCGGCGGCATCGTCAGCAACCGCAAGATGTTCGGCACGCTGCTCGGCGGCGTCGACCACATGCCGCACACGCATCTGCCGGAAAAGAACGCCTTCTCGAAGGGTGTGCCGGAATATGGCGCGGAACTCGCCAACGAGCTGGAGCGCATCGTCACCCTGCATGACGCCTCGACCATCGCCGCCGTTATCGTCGAGCCCGTCGCCGGCTCCACCGGCGTCATCCTGCCGCCCAAGGGCTACCTGCAGAAGCTTCGCGAAATCTGCACCAAGCACGGCATCCTGCTGATCTTCGACGAGGTCATCACCGGTTTCGGCCGCCTCGGCACGCCGTTCGCGGCCGATTATTTCGGCGTCACGCCCGACATCATGACGACTGCCAAGGGCGTCTCCAACGGCGTCATCCCGATGGGGGCGGTGTTCGTGAAGAAGGAAATCCACGATGCCTTCATGACCGGCCCGGAGCATATGATCGAGTTCTTCCACGGCTACACCTATTCGGGCAACCCGATCGCCTGCGCTGCCGCATTGGGCACGCTCGACACCTACAAGGAAGAGGGCCTGCTGACCCGCGGCGAGGAGTTGGGGCCGTATTGGGAAGACGCGCTGCATTCGCTGAAGGGCGAGCCGCATGTCATCGATATCCGCAACATCGGCCTGATCGGCGCGATCGAGTTGGCGCCGATCGCAGGTGAGCCGACCAAGCGGGCCTTCTCGGCCTTCCTCAAGGCGTTCGAACGCGGCGCGCTGATCCGCACCACCGGCGACATCATCGCGCTGTCGCCGCCGCTGATCATCACCAAGGGCCAGATCAACGAACTGATCGACCATGTGCGGGATGTGCTGAGGTCGATCGATTGA
- a CDS encoding ABC transporter permease, with product MDTFRDKLIPVTSILAGVVVLWYVFAVILNAPFQRDLDRRANETSTFSELIGKTLSQPKPTLPAPHQVAVNFFENTFLRPVTSNRSLVYNAWVTLSSTLLGFAFGTALGIIIAVGIVHVATLDRSLMPWIIASQTIPILAVAPMIIVVLAAIGITGLIPKAMISTYLSFFPVTVGMVKGLRSPEIMHLDLMHTYNASRTQTFWKLRVPASVPFLFTSMKVAVAASLVGAIVGELPTGAVAGIGAKLLAGAYYSQSIDIWSALVAGSIVAALLVMVVGIAGRIVDRAMGGRPA from the coding sequence ATGGACACCTTCCGCGACAAGCTCATCCCTGTGACCTCCATCCTCGCGGGCGTGGTCGTGCTCTGGTACGTCTTCGCCGTCATCCTTAACGCGCCATTCCAGCGCGATCTCGACCGCCGTGCCAATGAGACGTCCACATTCAGCGAACTCATCGGCAAGACGCTGTCACAGCCGAAGCCGACGCTGCCGGCACCGCATCAGGTGGCGGTGAATTTCTTCGAAAACACCTTCCTGCGGCCCGTCACCTCGAACCGCAGCCTGGTCTACAACGCCTGGGTGACACTGTCGTCGACGCTGCTCGGCTTTGCCTTCGGCACCGCGCTCGGCATCATCATCGCTGTCGGCATCGTGCATGTGGCGACGCTCGACCGCAGCCTGATGCCGTGGATCATCGCCTCGCAGACCATTCCGATCCTGGCGGTGGCGCCGATGATCATCGTCGTGCTGGCGGCGATCGGCATCACCGGCCTGATCCCGAAGGCGATGATCTCGACCTATCTGTCGTTCTTCCCGGTGACCGTGGGCATGGTGAAGGGCCTGCGCTCGCCCGAGATCATGCATCTCGACCTGATGCACACCTACAATGCCAGCCGCACGCAGACCTTCTGGAAGTTGCGCGTGCCGGCCTCTGTGCCGTTCCTGTTCACCTCGATGAAGGTGGCGGTGGCGGCAAGCCTGGTAGGCGCAATCGTCGGCGAATTGCCGACGGGTGCCGTCGCCGGCATCGGTGCCAAGCTTCTGGCAGGCGCCTATTACAGCCAGTCCATCGACATCTGGTCGGCCTTGGTCGCCGGTTCGATCGTGGCCGCGCTGCTGGTCATGGTGGTCGGCATTGCCGGCCGCATCGTCGACCGCGCCATGGGCGGGAGGCCGGCATGA
- a CDS encoding helix-turn-helix transcriptional regulator → MDAPSHSAEDSRRRELGAFLRSRRERLTPSATGISAGLRRRTPGLRREEVAMIAGVGTTWYTWLEQGREVRPSVEVLTALCGALRLDPAEKRHLFTLAGRQQPERRRIAPAKVEGPLLHMLQSLVLQPAYVVGPRWDVLAWNDAAVAIFGDYGLLEGDARNIIHGVFTDPRRRHLLVDWEELARASLAAFRAESAKYIGDPDFERLIALMMRSSPEFREWWPQRDVVHRLSGVKHIRHPIAGAMAFEHMSLSIDDGSDMRLIVYTPLAEQNSIAKLRKLLDELPAERRSA, encoded by the coding sequence ATGGACGCTCCCTCACATTCCGCTGAAGACAGCCGCCGGCGCGAACTCGGCGCGTTCCTGCGCTCGCGCCGCGAAAGGCTGACGCCTTCGGCGACGGGCATCTCGGCGGGTCTCAGGCGGCGCACGCCCGGGCTTCGGCGCGAGGAGGTGGCGATGATCGCTGGCGTCGGCACCACCTGGTATACTTGGCTGGAGCAGGGCAGGGAGGTGCGGCCCTCCGTCGAAGTGCTGACGGCGCTCTGCGGAGCGCTGCGCCTGGACCCGGCAGAGAAGCGGCATCTTTTCACGCTCGCCGGTCGCCAGCAGCCCGAGCGGCGGCGCATTGCACCGGCGAAGGTCGAAGGCCCCTTGCTGCATATGCTGCAGAGCCTTGTCCTGCAGCCGGCCTATGTCGTCGGACCGCGCTGGGATGTGCTGGCCTGGAATGATGCGGCGGTGGCCATCTTCGGCGACTACGGCCTGCTGGAAGGCGACGCCCGCAACATCATCCATGGCGTGTTCACCGATCCCCGCCGGCGGCACCTGCTGGTAGACTGGGAAGAGCTGGCGCGCGCATCTCTTGCCGCATTCCGTGCCGAAAGCGCGAAGTATATTGGCGATCCGGATTTCGAGCGGCTGATTGCGCTGATGATGCGCTCGAGCCCCGAGTTCCGTGAATGGTGGCCGCAGCGCGACGTGGTGCACCGCCTGTCCGGCGTGAAGCACATCCGGCACCCGATCGCCGGCGCCATGGCGTTCGAGCATATGAGCCTTTCGATCGATGACGGCTCGGACATGAGACTGATCGTCTACACGCCGCTCGCCGAACAGAACTCGATCGCCAAGTTGCGGAAACTGCTGGACGAACTTCCGGCCGAGCGGCGCAGCGCCTGA
- a CDS encoding TetR family transcriptional regulator C-terminal domain-containing protein, with translation MTTSTEAPRRTRIQMEKRELILEAALEVFSTNGFRGSTIDQIAEAAGMSKPNLLYYFRRKEDIHETLMQRLLDTWLAPLRELDDIGDPLTELRSYIRRKLEMARDFPRESRLFANEILQGAPRIMPLLAGELKTLVDEKATVIKGWMRAGKIAKTDPWHLIFSIWATTQHYADFDVQVRAVLGADRGGDGRFEDAARFLEQLFIDGLKPKS, from the coding sequence GTGACGACCAGTACGGAAGCCCCTCGCCGCACCCGCATCCAGATGGAAAAGCGCGAGCTCATTCTCGAGGCGGCGCTCGAGGTTTTCTCCACCAACGGCTTTCGCGGCTCGACCATAGACCAGATCGCCGAAGCCGCCGGCATGTCGAAGCCGAACCTGCTCTATTATTTCCGCCGCAAGGAAGACATCCACGAAACGCTGATGCAGCGGCTGCTCGACACCTGGCTGGCGCCGCTCAGAGAACTCGACGATATCGGTGATCCCCTGACCGAGTTGCGCAGCTACATCAGGCGCAAACTCGAAATGGCGCGCGATTTCCCCCGAGAGAGCCGGCTGTTCGCCAACGAGATCCTGCAGGGCGCGCCGCGCATCATGCCGTTGCTGGCCGGCGAACTGAAGACGCTGGTCGACGAGAAGGCGACCGTCATCAAGGGCTGGATGCGCGCCGGCAAGATCGCCAAGACCGACCCCTGGCACCTTATCTTCTCGATCTGGGCAACGACCCAGCACTATGCCGATTTCGACGTCCAGGTCCGCGCGGTGTTGGGCGCCGATCGTGGCGGCGACGGCCGCTTCGAGGATGCGGCAAGGTTCCTGGAGCAACTGTTCATCGACGGGCTGAAGCCGAAAAGCTAG
- a CDS encoding endonuclease domain-containing protein, with amino-acid sequence MPRTRVSFEMRQKARALRVHATKGESLLWYELRELKSAGIKFRRQCPIGPYIVDFACLAVKLIVEVDGDLHEYEKAKRHDAVRDAYLRSLGFDIFRVDEPDVINNAWHVAQVVKGKVERTVDDPTRPLRGHPPLEGEGDAGDPQSMRF; translated from the coding sequence ATGCCCCGTACCCGCGTGAGCTTCGAAATGCGCCAGAAGGCGCGCGCGCTTCGAGTTCACGCGACCAAGGGCGAATCCCTTCTGTGGTATGAACTGCGGGAGCTGAAATCAGCCGGCATCAAGTTTCGCCGCCAGTGCCCGATTGGGCCTTACATCGTCGACTTCGCTTGCCTGGCGGTGAAGCTGATCGTTGAGGTCGATGGCGATCTGCACGAATACGAGAAGGCCAAGCGGCACGATGCCGTTCGTGATGCCTATCTGCGCTCACTCGGGTTTGACATCTTTCGTGTTGACGAGCCCGATGTCATAAACAACGCTTGGCATGTCGCGCAGGTGGTCAAGGGGAAGGTCGAGCGCACGGTCGACGACCCCACCCGACCGCTTCGCGGCCACCCTCCCCTCGAGGGGGAGGGGGACGCCGGCGACCCGCAATCGATGAGGTTTTAG
- a CDS encoding ABC transporter permease: MNRLKPSWQAALAIVLCLVAVTLGAIAAPKVDPLAQAAGTLMYPYATTTWLIFGALLLAALISMARIPPIFEAVVLFIGAHLVAWLLIAGFEGLARAPFFLLLAAAWLLGWRCVAVLSGLRPMASGARTALRLIIPAIFGAWILIIWEAVTRGAGIPFILLPPPSAISVRIANSLPILGADVRQTIFKAVIFGYVVGSGAGFITAVLADRVPFLRRGLLPIGNMVSALPIIGVAPIMVMWFGFDWQSKAAVVIIMTFFPMLVNTVAGLSASGHMERDLMRTYASNYWQTLLKLRLPAAAPFIFNALKINSTLALIGAIVAEFFGTPVVGMGFRISTEVGRMNIDMVWAEIAVAALAGSVFYGVVALAERAVTFWHPSVRGG, translated from the coding sequence ATGAACCGGCTGAAACCCTCCTGGCAAGCGGCGCTGGCCATTGTGCTGTGCCTAGTGGCGGTGACGCTTGGCGCGATCGCCGCACCAAAAGTGGATCCGCTGGCGCAGGCCGCGGGGACGTTGATGTATCCCTATGCGACGACGACCTGGCTGATCTTCGGCGCACTGCTTCTCGCGGCGTTGATCTCGATGGCCCGAATACCCCCCATTTTCGAAGCTGTGGTGCTTTTCATTGGCGCGCATCTGGTGGCGTGGCTGTTGATCGCCGGCTTCGAAGGCCTGGCGCGGGCACCGTTCTTCCTGCTGCTCGCCGCCGCCTGGCTGCTCGGCTGGCGCTGCGTCGCCGTGCTGTCGGGACTTCGCCCGATGGCGAGCGGGGCTCGGACCGCGCTGCGCCTGATCATCCCCGCCATTTTCGGCGCCTGGATCCTGATCATATGGGAGGCGGTAACGCGGGGCGCTGGCATTCCCTTCATCCTGCTGCCGCCGCCAAGCGCCATTAGCGTGCGTATCGCCAACTCGCTGCCGATACTCGGCGCCGATGTCCGGCAGACCATCTTCAAGGCGGTGATCTTCGGCTATGTGGTGGGCAGCGGCGCCGGCTTCATCACCGCTGTACTCGCCGATCGCGTGCCGTTCCTGCGGCGCGGGCTGCTGCCGATAGGCAACATGGTCTCGGCGCTGCCGATCATCGGCGTCGCGCCCATCATGGTCATGTGGTTCGGCTTCGACTGGCAGTCCAAGGCGGCGGTGGTCATCATCATGACCTTCTTCCCGATGCTGGTGAACACGGTCGCGGGTCTCTCTGCTTCCGGCCATATGGAGCGCGACCTGATGCGCACCTATGCGTCGAACTACTGGCAGACGCTACTGAAGCTGCGGCTGCCGGCGGCCGCTCCCTTCATCTTCAACGCGCTGAAGATCAATTCGACGCTGGCGCTGATCGGCGCCATCGTCGCGGAGTTCTTCGGCACGCCGGTCGTCGGCATGGGCTTCCGGATCTCGACCGAGGTCGGGCGGATGAACATCGACATGGTCTGGGCCGAAATCGCGGTTGCAGCACTTGCGGGTTCGGTCTTTTATGGCGTGGTCGCTCTTGCCGAAAGAGCCGTCACGTTTTGGCATCCCTCTGTCCGTGGTGGATAG